One window of the Oncorhynchus clarkii lewisi isolate Uvic-CL-2024 chromosome 19, UVic_Ocla_1.0, whole genome shotgun sequence genome contains the following:
- the LOC139375359 gene encoding zinc finger protein 395-like isoform X2 produces MLPKSRLGKRSPLGALVCTSCPSMESTLETGGHGDPEGGVGGPTMGSPGPQHLSRFNNKLLPGQKVYVLCGGRECTGIVEQHNHVDNEVAVLLPVLGQHVLRKLEDVWTCPTVPPPPSTTTQGTGRPHQMSSCIDVPRRSAETMDEMMAALVLTSLSCSPLVPSPPQRDTVTGSAGMECGGGELSDSGSSGYWSCDHGYGSPAPSPPITETEGHSLSMPPDEGLDMEQVLFDEPAPRKRRNSVKVAYRCLWPNCGKILKSVVGIKRHIRTLHLGQVSEHERCSCSEEDFYYTEIHQREPRPLTRPLGVSTPSTPWPACTSTSSPSPAGVGPGAGGDTPTEVSPQLSQSAPSTPDFFWQVHSEHSYQVPVQVVAPPVSVSSCHCTTPTSTLHPRQGASFRVRSVSVGEQWLQQHSSPIGTHPVSTSPQRSHWSARRIRGEAKKCRKVYGIEHRDQWCTACRWKKACQRFLD; encoded by the exons ATGTTACCTAAGAGTCGTCTGGGGAAGCGTTCCCCATTAGGGGCGTTGGTGTGTACCTCCTGCCCCTCCATGGAGAGCACACTGGAGACAGGGGGTCATGGGGACCCCGAGGGGGGTGTGGGGGGCCCAACCATGGGATCACCAGGGCCCCAGCATCTCAGCAGGTTCAATAACAAACTACTTCCAGGACAGAAG gtGTATGTGTTGTGTGGAGGGCGTGAGTGCACAGGGATAGTGGAGCAACACAACCATGTGGATAATGAGGTGGCCGTCCTACTGCCTGTCCTGGGACAGCATGTCCTGAGGAAACTAGAGGACGTATGGACCTGCCCCACCGTACCGCCTCCACCTTCTACTACGACACAAGGCACAGGCAGACCACACCAAATGTCCTCCTGCATCGACGTGCCCAGGAG GAGTGCGGAGACTATGGATGAGATGATGGCAGCCCTGGTTCTGACCAGCCTGTCCTGCAGCCCTCTGGTCCCGAGCCCTCCTCAGAGAGACACAGTCACAG GTTCTGCTGGTATGGAGTGTGGAGGCGGGGAACTCTCAGACAGCGGAAGTAGTGGCTACTGGAGCTGTGACCATGGCTACGGAAGCCCAGCTCCCTCTCCACCAATCACAGAAACGGAGGGTCACAGCCTGTCCATGCCCCCTGATGAGGGATTGGACATGGAGCAGGTGCTGTTTGACGAGCCAGCACCACGGAAACGCAGG AACTCAGTGAAGGTGGCCTACAGGTGTCTGTGGCCAAACTGTGGGAAGATTCTGAAGTCTGTCGTTGGGATTAAACGTCACATCCGTACCCTGCACCTGGG CCAAGTCAGTGAGCATGAGCGTTGCTCCTGCAGCGAGGAGGACTTCTACTACACAGAGATCCATCAGCGGGAGCCGCGGCCTCTCACCAGACCTCTAGGGGTCTCCACCCCCAGCACCCCATGGCCGGCCTGCACCTCCACCTCCAGCCCCTCTCCCGCTGGCGTAGGACCAGGAGCTGGAGGAGACACCCCCACAGAAGTGAGCCCCCAGCTCAGCCAGTCTGCCCCCTCCACCCCAGACTTCTTCTGGCAGGTCCACTCTGAGCACTCCTACCAG GTTCCAGTCCAGGTGGTGGCTCCACCTGTCTCGGTCTCCTCCTGCCATTGTACCACACCTACCTCAACCCTCCACCCAAGACAG GGTGCGTCGTTCCGTGTGAGGTCAGTCAGTGTGGGAGAACAGTGGCTGCAGCAGCACAGTTCCCCCATCGGAACGCACCCTGTCAGCACCTCTCCCCAACGCAGCCACTGGTCCGCAAG GAGAATCCGCGGCGAGGCGAAGAAGTGCCGTAAGGTGTACGGCATCGAGCACCGGGACCAGTGGTGCACCGCCTGTCGCTGGAAGAAAGCCTGCCAGCGCTTCCTCGACTGA
- the LOC139375359 gene encoding zinc finger protein 395-like isoform X1, producing MLPKSRLGKRSPLGALVCTSCPSMESTLETGGHGDPEGGVGGPTMGSPGPQHLSRFNNKLLPGQKVYVLCGGRECTGIVEQHNHVDNEVAVLLPVLGQHVLRKLEDVWTCPTVPPPPSTTTQGTGRPHQMSSCIDVPRRSAETMDEMMAALVLTSLSCSPLVPSPPQRDTVTAGSAGMECGGGELSDSGSSGYWSCDHGYGSPAPSPPITETEGHSLSMPPDEGLDMEQVLFDEPAPRKRRNSVKVAYRCLWPNCGKILKSVVGIKRHIRTLHLGQVSEHERCSCSEEDFYYTEIHQREPRPLTRPLGVSTPSTPWPACTSTSSPSPAGVGPGAGGDTPTEVSPQLSQSAPSTPDFFWQVHSEHSYQVPVQVVAPPVSVSSCHCTTPTSTLHPRQGASFRVRSVSVGEQWLQQHSSPIGTHPVSTSPQRSHWSARRIRGEAKKCRKVYGIEHRDQWCTACRWKKACQRFLD from the exons ATGTTACCTAAGAGTCGTCTGGGGAAGCGTTCCCCATTAGGGGCGTTGGTGTGTACCTCCTGCCCCTCCATGGAGAGCACACTGGAGACAGGGGGTCATGGGGACCCCGAGGGGGGTGTGGGGGGCCCAACCATGGGATCACCAGGGCCCCAGCATCTCAGCAGGTTCAATAACAAACTACTTCCAGGACAGAAG gtGTATGTGTTGTGTGGAGGGCGTGAGTGCACAGGGATAGTGGAGCAACACAACCATGTGGATAATGAGGTGGCCGTCCTACTGCCTGTCCTGGGACAGCATGTCCTGAGGAAACTAGAGGACGTATGGACCTGCCCCACCGTACCGCCTCCACCTTCTACTACGACACAAGGCACAGGCAGACCACACCAAATGTCCTCCTGCATCGACGTGCCCAGGAG GAGTGCGGAGACTATGGATGAGATGATGGCAGCCCTGGTTCTGACCAGCCTGTCCTGCAGCCCTCTGGTCCCGAGCCCTCCTCAGAGAGACACAGTCACAG caGGTTCTGCTGGTATGGAGTGTGGAGGCGGGGAACTCTCAGACAGCGGAAGTAGTGGCTACTGGAGCTGTGACCATGGCTACGGAAGCCCAGCTCCCTCTCCACCAATCACAGAAACGGAGGGTCACAGCCTGTCCATGCCCCCTGATGAGGGATTGGACATGGAGCAGGTGCTGTTTGACGAGCCAGCACCACGGAAACGCAGG AACTCAGTGAAGGTGGCCTACAGGTGTCTGTGGCCAAACTGTGGGAAGATTCTGAAGTCTGTCGTTGGGATTAAACGTCACATCCGTACCCTGCACCTGGG CCAAGTCAGTGAGCATGAGCGTTGCTCCTGCAGCGAGGAGGACTTCTACTACACAGAGATCCATCAGCGGGAGCCGCGGCCTCTCACCAGACCTCTAGGGGTCTCCACCCCCAGCACCCCATGGCCGGCCTGCACCTCCACCTCCAGCCCCTCTCCCGCTGGCGTAGGACCAGGAGCTGGAGGAGACACCCCCACAGAAGTGAGCCCCCAGCTCAGCCAGTCTGCCCCCTCCACCCCAGACTTCTTCTGGCAGGTCCACTCTGAGCACTCCTACCAG GTTCCAGTCCAGGTGGTGGCTCCACCTGTCTCGGTCTCCTCCTGCCATTGTACCACACCTACCTCAACCCTCCACCCAAGACAG GGTGCGTCGTTCCGTGTGAGGTCAGTCAGTGTGGGAGAACAGTGGCTGCAGCAGCACAGTTCCCCCATCGGAACGCACCCTGTCAGCACCTCTCCCCAACGCAGCCACTGGTCCGCAAG GAGAATCCGCGGCGAGGCGAAGAAGTGCCGTAAGGTGTACGGCATCGAGCACCGGGACCAGTGGTGCACCGCCTGTCGCTGGAAGAAAGCCTGCCAGCGCTTCCTCGACTGA